In the Rhododendron vialii isolate Sample 1 chromosome 2a, ASM3025357v1 genome, CCTTATCGTTCTGTGTTATGAGCAAAAGCACCTGCCGAGTCAATTAAGGGATCCTGATACCCTTTGTCAGGCACCTCACCCGTTGGTAGGTCTTAAATAGATCACGAGCATTTGCTCCTCccgggccaattaagggatcccgataTCCCCTATCATGCACTCACCCGTCGTTGGGTCCTAAATGTGTTCTGGTTTTGGATTAAGTGTGCATGGATCTCATTTCATCATTAATCATCAAGACTCAATCTTTCATGTCAAACACGTATCaaaagtatatatataggatCTCAGTTTCAATAGGAAAGGAAAGACAATCCAATTTCAATTTATAAACAATTATCACACTGCACATGTTTCATTCGTCTTTTAACTCGTTATCATTCAGTACATCATACCACTAACTATTACATAACGTACTTCTCTTTTGTAAGCAATGACAGATAAACAATCCGGTATATATACGAAGCATGGCATTGGTATTTATACGACTTGAAACAATAATGACAAAAAGAGAGATATGACATGAGTTTACTCCATAAGCACCAAGTCGTCTGAACCTCATTCAATATAAGTCTAAAGTCAACGGATGTTCAAAGGAATCATAGAGATGCATTACAATGTCAAGAAGTGGTTTAGAGGTGTTGAAAAAGTATTAGGAGTGATCGGGAGTTGTTTGGAGCAACCAAAGGTCAAGAGCACAAGACAAAGAAAAGCTCTCAAGAAAGTTCATTTAGTTCGGGAACTAAGAAAAAGAAGTTCCGGAACTGATCGCTTCCGAAAGTCCAAAAATGTAGTTCTGGAAGAAAACGAACAGAACCAGTTAGTTCGGAAaatccaaaaatgttgtttcggAACTAAATGACAAATGTTGGGTGATTTTTCATGTTTTGCCTGATTCAATCAAGGCTCGAAACAAACACTCAAACACAACTAATAGGTACCAAATCAAtcaagtaaaaaatatataaagagagtgagaaatccctacctcaagccTTGAGAGAAAGGATCCAAGCTTCAAGCAAACCCTAGAATCCCAAACTCGATTTCAACCAAGAACACTCCTCTTCGAGCTTGAGCGAGCAAGACTCGAGGTCTAGGACACGCGGGTACGAGGAATTTTGTGGAGGATCTtcgtgggttttgagtttgaaggtGAGATTTTGGGAGATAGtgtgagagagatgagagaggcgtcactacaagaaaaatggaaattggtgacgaaaaataatttcgtcactaaatgagtatatatggcgacgaaaaaataaattcgtcactgttttgacaactttcatgacaaaaaaatttcatcaccaattatacttgtttagcgatgaaaaaaatattttcgtcaccaaaggtatctatttggcgacgaaatacatttttcggcgactgaaagcttaaaaaaggtgacgaaattatttttcgtcaccaaagattatcatttggtgacaaaatatatatttcgtcgccaaatgaaagcaatttagtaacgaaatatttatttcgtcacaaaatgcttaactttggtaacaaaaaataatttcgtcgccattttaactcttttagccatgaaaaatatatttcgtcttCAAATAGGTACCTTTCGTgataaaatttatgaattgcgctttgtcactaaatgtatttcggacataactcttcaCTAAAAACtccaattgagataattcaaattgggtttgaacaataactcaattgcctacaactttcatgtttatcaaaattgctaattttaatgtttaaaggttcaaaattacattcgaaatatattttcatgttaaatatATGTGTTacatattaaatatttcaactAGTTACTGAAAattgtgtgtggtgcagttggtagAAACTTGTGCAATAAACTCAAgtgactcgggttcgaaacccagcaggagcaagaaaaaaggatttttttcctcctatgaaaaaatcttttgcaacgaaaaatgtcgtcaccgatgtgacccattagtgacgaattttttcatcgccaaaaggaataattgatgacaaaaaatttcgtcatcaaaaagcacaataagtgaggaaaaaaatttcgtcaccaattattcactttttggtaacaaaaaaaatagatttcgtcatcaggtaggaatcctcgacaacctttaatcgacaaattttttttcatcacctatattatttgtgatgaaaaacatgcaatttgtgatgattttcattcgtcgcccaattgaatttttcttgtagtgcgttgggagagagggggggggggggggggggggggggtgggtgtaTATCCCACAGACTCTCTTATTTTTATACACATACATAACATATACCACACTTACACCCCTCCACTTATGAAATACATCATTAAGTCCTAATTTCTCCATCTCTTTACACATTAACCCCAAGGCATTTACTCAACATTATTCATGTTAAAATGCATAATTCCACATTAAGATTagcaaataaagaaatttaaatTACGGGTcctaataaaatgtttaaaaaaaagttaggaTGTTCAACTGCAAACCCCTTCCACGGGTGTGCAACCGCCTCTGCATATAAACGAGCTAAACAAGGCAAGTAGTCGATCGATTGCTCAAACTTGGCTTGAAAACAGAGCTTCATTAATGTATTCAAGCTTAGCTATTTATTGAGCTAGGCAAGTCAATCTCAAATGACTTTTAATCAAGTCAATCATGGCCCGATCTTGAGTAGTTTGACTTTTTTAAACATTATGAGCCGAGTAAGCTGAGTAGTATCCTGTTCGAACTTGATTTGAAAGTTTAACGAGTTGATAGGATAGTTCGTTTAATTTGAACTACTAAACACTTATTAGACACTTGGCAAAATTTAATTGGCCATTATTTGACGTGTCTAATTTTGATGCTTGTGACATGTGGCAGTCTAGAATTGGGTTAAATATTTGAAGGCCTACACCCATCGAGAAAACTAACAAAGACCAACAAAAATTAGATTTAGCTTTGAAATCAAATttaggaaggaaaaaagaacaacACTAAAACAAGGGGCACGATTTATTTCCAACCAAAAGATTTTCCTCCCATAAGCTGGAAAAAAATCGTGAATTATTGACCAATGTCAAATAGTTGTCCTAGGGATGATCAACAAAGGCAATGACAATAATGATTGGGAGGCTTGTGATTGAATTCCTTGCAATGGCCTTCCTTGAAGCAATTGCTATTTTTGCAAAGCGTATCGCAAGTTTGATCGTCTTGAGTTCGTGGTACGCAACTCCCAATGTGGTTATCGTAACAACAGTTGACCCTGCAGGTGTTGCTGTCCTCATCATCACCCATCACTTCCTTATAATAACCTGCTTAATTATTAGTGGACACATCGATGAAGTTGACTCGTCGGGAAGCATGGTGCGGGTGAATGAGCACGTTGGCTCTCAATGGAGTTCTTGTCAAGGAGCATGGTGCCAGTGACTAGGCATGTTGGCTCTCAATTGAGATGACTCTGAATCGATTGAGTGGGTGCAGAATAAACCCAATTCGCGAAATATGGTTGAGAGTATTAGATCTGAATCAATGGGGAGTTTGGATGCAGAGAGGGATTAAGGCCAAATGTACGGTTCACACATGAGGGGAAGATTTGTTAGAATATGTGTGAACGTTGTGTCCCACATctaataaatagaaaaagagttggactttaatatataattggatggctcaccacttatAATGCTTAGCCTTTTAACTAGATATGAGTCATTTAATGTATATTGGGCACAAGTGATGTGGTGGACTGTTTGTCGTTACTCCTATACAAATTGGGTCTTGAGCACGCAGCGACGGGTCGATTTATTGGGTAAACTCCCAACATGGATGATATTGTTCGTGGCGGAAAGGGCTAAAGAAGTGGTGGTTTGATAGAAGGCAGGCATCGAAATGGTGGCTGCAAAAGATGGCAACGCCAGCCAACTAGTTGAGAATGGGCGGTTGTGGGAACAAAATGGGTGAGTTAACGAATTGGTGAGTAAAATCTGAAATAGAGTTTATTCAGTGGGTGgtcaagttcaagtttctttttttttcttttttttccggtaaaataAATCTTACTAATCATTGAAACATATTACAACGATTAAAAGGATCCGAAGAAAATGGCATCACAATCAAGGAAAAACTGGCCCCACAACAAAGTTGACACCCCTGCCCTACTCGACAATCATTTGCCtctaaaaaaacccccacaaaaGGTTGGAGAGAAACCAACCTAGGAaaacacaaaatagaaaaacagaGTACATTGTACACAGAAACGCCCATCCTAGCTTTCGAAACTCAGATCTTGACTTGTCTAATTCCATCTAAATTTCCCCTGAAATCTTCAACTGAGTTTTCTCTTGATGTTGAACTTTGATTTCATCCAAAGAGTCACTAATTAATCTCTGATTTTTGAGGAGTTGCATTGTTGAAGATGAGATCTTTTCTAGCTATCAAAATTGACCACAGCCCATCATAGAGAGTTGCTTCCCAAATTGGGAAATCTATTAATTAGTAAACCATAAGATCACCAAAGATTGGATATCAGAAGGATAAATCAGAGATATACCCCAACATTCAAAGATAATCGATCAGATACTTCTTGTAAAGGGGCAGTgtaaaaacaaacaaggagtCTGTTGTCTCCAGTTCTGCATTTCGAAAAGCACATAAGCCTTGTCCCAAATTGCTTTGAGCTTCCATACCACTTGAAATCAGTGCTGATTTTGTAGCAATCATTTGTTGGGTAGCTTGCCTTacgaaaaattcaattttgggacgaaaaagatttttccaaattgaGTGTAAAAGGGGATTTTGATTATGTTAAGAGTCATCGCATATTTCATAAACAGATCTTTGTTCGCAGTTGTTGATCGCCCATTGGGGCGTGTGAAGAGGGGTGGCAGAAGGAGGATTGCTCTATGATTGTTGAGTTCGTAGGAATTCTAGTCAAGGTTGAAATTATTTAGAGGTGCCTTGAATTCTGGAGTTATGGCAGGATAAGTAATGTAAGTTGGTTGAGTTTTTTAATCGGTGTTTGTTGCAGATTAGGTATCCTATCTTGATATTGTAACCTCCCTCAAGAGTCCAAGATATTGCTGGCTCTTTGTAACTTTCATAGTGTGGCCTTGTCATTCCTCGTCCGTGGAGTATATTCTTTCTTTGTGCTTGAGCAAAACTACGTAAATATTCATATtcttgtgtgttttgttttcttgtttgtcctaatatttttgtattgtcataacaaagtAGATTTCTGAGTTTGATATTGAtatccatttttaatttttcaatgagTTCTAGGAAAATAGATGTTCGAATACAATCTTGAATAGAAATGTTTCCAGAGCGGTCCGATGCAAGTCACTCTGTACAATGCACATGATTagttccacacacacacacacacatatatatatatatatacacacacacacacgtctCTCTGACTACAACACATTTAGGTGCCAGGCACTCTCTGCCAATTCAAACACATTCAGGTGCCAagcattttcatttttcgattACCTTGGTTGAGACCGGCTAAAAaggtggtaaaaaaaaaaaaaaactggagaGAAAGCGAAAAGAAAAGCTAGCCTGTAGAGTGAATCGGGCCTTCCATTATGGCCCATATGCTCTATTAAtcaaaccagagagagagagagagagacggtacTGCTCGATCGGTTTTAATGGTTCAATTggatttcaagttttcaacttGTCATGTGCATGCGTGTAGTTTTAGCTATGGATCATATATAtgaaatccaaaacaaaaataatattcacacaacaatccaaacacaacctctcacatatatgtgagcTCTATgcacactactatgtgtgggtCCCACATATATGCTAGAGATTGTGTGAGCTGTTGTCTTTGGATTGTTACGTGAGTAGCATTATCCGAAAAAGTAATCATAAAATAATGAAACTCAACCCACGCCCATAACTCTCTTGTCCTTTACCAAAACaaacctttctctctctgttgtcAAGAAAATGGGCAAGATAGCATGCATGCTCTTGGTCAAAGAGATGGCATCATCTATATGAATATTTCGCATAAAATACAAATCGAGTTCATATAATTATGTTTTGAAGCGGGATACGCGCGCGTAATGTGCCTATATATAGTGTCAAGGTCCTTTGGCATAATTCTCATTCGAAAACCCAATGGCAAATCTAAATATTGTTTTCATGTTTTTCTGCTCTCTTCTTCTTGTGGTGTTTGTTTCTGGTAATTCGTACCCATTCTTCAATAAGATTCAATTGCCACCAGGAGTCACGGGTCCCGAGTCAGCCGCCTTCGATGCAGCTGGAGGAGGACCCTATGTTAGCGTCACTGACGGTAGGGTCCTCAAGTGGGATAGCAAACTCAATGTTTTTGTAGAATTCGCCTACACTGCACCAAATAGGTAACGCCAAATTAAGGAGGAATGGTTATGTTAGGAATGGAAAACAAGGCAAGAAAGAGCATGTTAAATAACCTCATTTTGCTAGTTTTTAAATCGATCTTCATCTCATGCAGGGAAGGAATTTTAGGTCAAACACGAAACCATAAATATGGATGGGCTCTCGAGATTTTCCTTAGACAGTATAATAGTACACCTGCATAATATTTTGTATAGATGTATATGAcgttttgtatatatataatccaTACAATATgtaaaaaatccaaaacatctGTGCATAGAAAGGCGTacaatttgtttaaaaattcataataacAAGATACAAAAAAGTTGTTCTACTAACATACAAACATGATGAATTCAAATTGAtgttataaatatatatgtgaaTGGTAGTTATTAATTGTTATatacaaaagttatgaattcaCGACTGACGTCATTACTTTCATTATCGATTTATTTTGTTATTGGTACAAAAACGATTAAAAAGTTATGCGTgacaatagttttttttttttttgcaaacaaTATGAAATGGAGAAATACTTTTGAATTGCATTCATTTGATGTAATTTTTCTTCTGTTGGGATAAATCATAAAACTAATAATACTAAAGGCAGAAAAGGGGCGTGATAAAACTTGCAAGCCTATGCTTCAAACCCGAAACCGAAGGGCCGATTTCCGAACAAAAAGATACTTTAAATGATAAGTATCaaatgaattgaattttggGTATGTTTCATCTTGTCAGACCGCTTTTCCACTATctcctaaaattaattggtgTTAAAGAAGGTtttaattaaatcttttatgGCATTCCAAAATGTTTGATCAAATTATGACAACattcaaactaatttttttttattggcaaaaaaagtTTCCAATTCATTAAGAGTATGAAAACCTGTAACAATACAATAGGAGTAGAGATGCATTGAGCTCCTTCGTCTCGCGAAATCTAAACCTATCTTTTCACCTCtcgattttcataaaaaaaaacctgttaGCAAGACACCAACATTCAAACTATTTGAAGAAAACTCAAACTCAATCcattttgttcataattttttgaaattttttgtaccaaattaaagaactaatcgATATCTTTTTACTTCGGAGTGAAGAAACACGAAAAATCATgtccaaaatcacttttttttatttcaaaattgtaCGTCTTTTCATAgaaaactatcattttgggGCAGAGGGAGTCTTAGAAAACGAACATATTTCGATGATGTTTTGCATTAATTAGAGaacgcgcgcgcacacacacatacacacacacacacaccacggttCTTCGATGGGATCCCTTACGGCCTTActgtgcggacctccccttttccgatcgaattacGACGATTCGAGCCgatcaatgtattcagaacgtgattttaaaagtacccgCGTGAAATCGCTAAAAAAAATGACGGTGaaggacttgatccgagcagttttttataaaaatactataaatatatttttatgcaaaactgttcagatcaagcccttcctggtcattttttagacaatttctcgcaagtattattaaaatcacattttgaacacattaagcggctcggatcatcgcaattcAATCAGAAAATGAGAGGTCCATACAATTTGGCCGTAAGGAATCCCTTAGGAGAAGCTGACTGATATATATTCTCTTCTAAGCCTCAAAATGATGGAAAAACTTAGAATTTTTCATCTTAGAAACTTCTATTTCAAACGTGTaatagattttttgtttttaactaGTTATAACTATTTTTGGTGGTATATCAACTTTGGTTGACCTATCTTATGATATATCCTGATAcgatttataaaataaaaataataatacacgATACATATCCCAAATATTTGATAACACTGATTTGGAGTGATTAGCTACAAAGGCGTTGGGTAAACACTAGACAGGGTCGTGTGTTAAGCGCTTTCGTTTAACATTTTGGGTTCTAACAGCTATTGTTGATATCAGGAACAAGCAATTGTGAGATGGAACAACTGATCCAAATATGGGGCCTATATGTGGGAGAACGTTGGGTCTAAGCTTCTACTATGCAACGGAGTCTCTTTACATTGTTGATGCATACTTTGGGTTCCTAGTGGTAGGCCCTCAAGGAGGCCTTGCACTTCAACTTGCCACTAGTGCAGAAGGTGTGCCTTTCAAATTCACCGATGGCGTAGATGTCGACCAGCAATCTGGACACGTTTTTTTCACCCATGCTAGCGAAACCTTCGACTTGTGGTACGTAGCTTATACGCGTTCTGTAatcattttcttctccttcttcttttctaACAGCATGCATGTCTGGTAGCCCAGTGCCCAGTGGTATCATTTACTCCCGTATATAGTTGACTGCTCCCGTGTATTTGACTAGGGTGCAGATCTCATTGACTAGACATTGTCCTAGCTAGTAAATGACGAATTCTGAGAATTCGCAGGAAAATGCAAATGTGAAAATTAGGCCCCACTATGATTCTTGCGCGCAGTTCCCAAAGCCCTCTTGACTTTTCCACTCCTCCTTCTACATGAATTCGATCGGCATAAGATTATTGTCTCTATAGCCTATATAACTTCAAGACTCTGTTTGTTTAACCGTAcgtatgtaaaatatttttgtcgaCAATATATTTTGCCATTTTTACTTGTCTATTTGGACGTAATTAGTTGTGCAAACTCCACCGAATATCGATCGTCTCCTTCCAAGGCCACCGTTGACCCCTATACAGATGGACTTTGATTCAATTCGACTCATTTGTGCCACCAATCATATACTAAATCTCACCCTTCAAATAAAATCTGTGCAAAATTCCATTGCAGAAGAGAAGGGCTATgtttggttttagggttttgatcaGGTTTTTGGGACAATGagtaaagagagatagatagagaaatgagaccAATAATTCgatagaaaatttattagttGGGGTTGagctattttgttttctttgtgttGGGTTGAGCTATGTTGTTCCCCAACTTTTTCTCTCCATGTACCCTTTCGAGCTCTATTAAAATTTCctttgccgagcaaaaataaaatttattagttGGGGACCGTGTGCGGAGGAAGTAGTTCGTTTTAGAGACCCAATGCAAACAAAGTCTAAATCTTTTTTGGGAGCTGCTGAGCTAGGGACAtaaaatttgaccaaaaaatgCCATGGGCTTGTCAAGTTCATTTGCTTTTGTAAGGTGGATATGCTCAAAAACATGTTTAAGTTTTTGTTCGTTGGAGTTGAGAGCATTTGGATTGTATTGGAGATTTCTCGAACGTACGTTTTGGTTTTATTGGTGGTTTTTTGGGTGTCTTTAGTTGGCAACTTGTCATCGACTAtttctatttttagtttttcttccaTGGTTGTCATAAAAATTGAAAGGTTAAGGCCAGGAGTAAGTTGAGATTTTGGTAGTGGCAGCATTAAGAGTTTTCATGTTCTCCCTCTGAAACACTCTCATGCATTCGTTTTCCTATTTTACACTGATTTCATATATCGATCTTCTATGATTAATGAGATTTCCTTTGTGGCCAATAAAGAAAAACGTACAAATTAACGTACAGACGTGTATACGCGCAGGAATGCAACACAACCGGGTTTTCAACCTGACTCAACTGGAAGGTTGCTAAAATATGACCCAGTGACTAAACAAGTTATCGTGTTGCTAAGAGGGCTAGCAGGGGCAGGTGGCCCGGCTGTGAGCTTCGATAGCTCTTTCGTCCTGGTTTCAGAGTACGTCGGTAAGAGAATTCAAAAGTTTTGGCTCACAGGGGTTAAAGCTAACACCGCTGAGATTCTAATCAACCTTCCTGGAAATCCGAACAAAATTAAGAGGAGTGAAACGGAAGGAGAATATTGGGTAGCACTGAATGTAATTAGTCAACAGCCGATATTATTTACTGCGCCACAGGGTCTGAGGATTAATGGACTCGGAATGTTGCTGGAGACTCTTCCTCTTGTTACAGGGTATTTCAATGCATCTATCGCTGTAGTGCAAGAACAAAATTCTGCATTATACATCGGCTCTCGCGATACTGATTTCCTCGGGGTGTTCAAGAAAGGGCCATGAATTATCGATGCTAGCGGTGTGTGAGATGTTAAATTAACGACTACAAGTACTAAATAAAAGTTGCTCTGAAAGAACTATATGGAGCTACCAAAATAAGGGATATGAAATTGTTGTCTTAATCTATCTATTTTCCTTTGTAATGCTGTTAGTATTTGATAAACTTTGTTGCATTAAGGAGtcgaaaaaagggaaaatgacggtcaatgacgtgttttgataattaatatctgccaatgatattttcagcattaacaaatattttcagcatgtccttggcgggtattaattatcaaaacatgtcctgggCTGTCCTTTTCCCTTGAAAAAATCGATGCAATGCTTGAGGGAGTCAGGCATATGAACAAGTTGAATGAGGCGAGTAATTTATGAAACTTAACGAGTTTCATAAATATGTACAAGCTTGGCTAAGTATTTTATGAGGCAAGTCGATCTCAAATGAGTTTTAATCGGGTTGATCATAACCCAATCTCGAGTAGTAGCCTAATTGTTTTAAACGTCATGAGCTGGCCGAGCAAGCCGAGTACGTAGTACCACGTACAACCTTGATTTAAAAGTTTAACCAATTGAAGGATAAATTCAAACTTGGTTTGTTATGTCACAGACCACCCTCAAAAGTACTTCTAATAAACAAACATCAACTTGAATTCAAGTAGCTTAGTTGGTTTACCAATCCTAACAAGTGAGGGGTTGTGAGATAGAGAAAAAATCCGGTGTCAGTTTTTCCatatgaaagagaaaagaaaaaaaaatggacgtGCGAGTGTGGATAGTACTCCATTTTTTCCGAAAAATCAGATctgttgtttcttgttttgttagAGCCATGGTAACAATAacgaaaccaaacaaaacatgaTAAAGGTAAGATTATATCTTACATATGCTAGCCTGTGGCCCTGTGCTAATCAAACAATCACAAATCACTCTTTTTCTCCCTTTAACCTTCTTACATGACTATATGAGTGTGAGATAGgtaagtaaaaaataagaatattttttaaatggAAAGTGTGAACATTAACTATCTACAGTATTTCGTGGACTAGATAGTGATTTCGCAGGCCGGGTGACTCGGTGGGCCGGCTTGCAGTGCAAAGCTAGCTTATGGGTAGGTCATGCTTCAATCACCAAGGCCAATTACAGCCAATACACTATTCGGCCTGGGCTAGCCTGCCCGTTTGACGGGCTCATGCCAAGCTAAAGCCCTATGGGCCAGACAGTCTTTGTGCGGGCGTCGAGGTCGCGAGCCGAATGATTAACATACATCCGTCGTCCCATTTGATTTGCTTTAATTTGTAACTCAACTTTTTAGGAGAACATGCAATTAATGCAAATCTTTacagaaaattttattagatttcAAAACAGAGTGGGGTTAATGCGACGATCACTTTTTTAATGCCACGAACATGCAAGAAATAATTTGTTCGAGCATGATTTGAAACTGTATTGAGCTTCAAACAGTTTGCTTTTTGTCTTGCTTTTGTTTTGAGGCCAACTGCAATTCATTTTGAGCTTCAAATAGGAGCCTCTTGtgtgctttttttttcccctgagaTGTAAAGCCTCTTTTGATGCAATTCTGTTACTTATATAGCAAACCGTTACGTAAAGATAACCTCGAATTCCAATATGCCCAAAAAAAACTCATGATTGAACAGACATAGTACATAACCGCATGAGTTCACACtcaaaaatactactccctccgtcccttttttgtgTGTCCAGTAtaccattttgggctgtcccttaataagtgtccattttgtaaagttaggggggtaaaagttgatgtattgtctattttgtccctaaaagtagattttattttgaaaagttagtgagtaaaagtgtaatgatgatgggtaagtaaagaaagtggaggaaaaagttgatgtgaaaggtgtaatgattatgtctttttaataagttggagttacgaagcaggacacttaaaaagggacggagggagtatataactccatgaaaattaaaattacttaatcttCAAAGTTACCCGAGACACAAGCGTTGGTCAAGgacca is a window encoding:
- the LOC131317121 gene encoding protein STRICTOSIDINE SYNTHASE-LIKE 12-like, whose protein sequence is MANLNIVFMFFCSLLLVVFVSGNSYPFFNKIQLPPGVTGPESAAFDAAGGGPYVSVTDGRVLKWDSKLNVFVEFAYTAPNREGILGQTRNHKYGWALEIFLRQYNNGTTDPNMGPICGRTLGLSFYYATESLYIVDAYFGFLVVGPQGGLALQLATSAEGVPFKFTDGVDVDQQSGHVFFTHASETFDLWNATQPGFQPDSTGRLLKYDPVTKQVIVLLRGLAGAGGPAVSFDSSFVLVSEYVGKRIQKFWLTGVKANTAEILINLPGNPNKIKRSETEGEYWVALNVISQQPILFTAPQGLRINGLGMLLETLPLVTGYFNASIAVVQEQNSALYIGSRDTDFLGVFKKGP